In the genome of Vicia villosa cultivar HV-30 ecotype Madison, WI linkage group LG7, Vvil1.0, whole genome shotgun sequence, one region contains:
- the LOC131620198 gene encoding zinc finger BED domain-containing protein DAYSLEEPER-like, whose product MLFLYREIAPMENVQENLEPLNVDDSNTVASIVPNVETNSTPTQIENTTPCESQAETQVTQRTRTRKLTSDVWLHFQRKWSVADGKMKANCNRCGTKLSGDPGQGTSHLRNHWKTCALRNTRDIRQAIIKTEQVDNQTVMVGSYSFNQDIARRSAARMIILHEYPLAMVDHIGFKDFCAVMQPLFNVVSRNTIKADIMKLYKEEKENTMKLLSKNQSRIAITSDIGLQVTKINAI is encoded by the coding sequence ATGTTATTTCTTTATAGAGAAATTGCTCCTATGGAAAATGTACAAGAGAATTTGGAACCCTTAAATGTGGATGACTCTAATACCGTCGCTTCGATTGTTCCTAATGTTGAAACTAATTCAACTCCAACACAAATTGAAAATACAACTCCATGTGAATCTCAAGCTGAAACACAAGTGACGCAACGTACTCGGACAAGAAAGCTAACTTCAGATGTTTGGCTtcatttccaaaggaaatggagtGTAGCAGATGGAAAAATGAAGGCCAATTGCAACCGGTGTGGTACAAAACTCTCGGGTGATCCAGGACAAGGAACATCACACTTGCGTAATCATTGGAAGACTTGTGCACTTCGAAATACTCGAGATATAAGACAAGCTATTATCAAAACTGAACAAGTTGACAATCAAACAGTAATGGTTGGTTCTTATTCATTTAATCAAGACATAGCAAGACGCTCGGCTGCAAGGATGATAATTCTTCATGAGTATCCTCTAGCGATGGTTGACCATATTGGTTTTAAAGATTTTTGTGCTGTTATGCAACCTTTATTTAATGTGGTTTCTCGTAACACTATTAAGGCTGACATCATGAAACTCTATAAGGAGGAGAAAGAGAATACGATGAAGTTACTGTCAAAAAATCAAAGTCGCATCGCAATTACAAGTGATATTGGACTTCAAGTAACCAAAATAAATGCTATATGA